From Camelina sativa cultivar DH55 chromosome 5, Cs, whole genome shotgun sequence:
CTGCAGTCACTTGCGTTTCATGTGTATATGATGATGAATCTTGTGAAAGAAGCTGCGTTTCATCGTCAATCACTCCAACAGGTAGCTCTGAGAGTTCGACATCTTTCTCTGGAGGCAATACCGTATCATTATCTTCCTTTCTGTCTTCTTTCTCTGATTCCTTGGCCTCGGCTTCAGAGGCTTCGCTAGCAATATCTGGGTCCTGTGTAGAGCTTGTTCCATGAGTCTCTTCCACCACTTGTGGCAATTCTTTTAGTGGCTCTTCTAAACTCTCCACCACGGGTTTGTTTTCCTCGACATTGGTAAGTGTCATTCGATTTCCATCAGCTAACAATGGATTAACCGGTAGAACTATATCACCCTCTCCCATTTTCTCTGGGATGGGAGTCGAGGAAGCAGCCGCCTCAGTTtcagtagtttgcttaggatcCGTTGCCAAGGTTTCAAACAATCCAGATCCCTCTTCTGCTTCATCATTCGGTTGCTCATCTGTTCTATACAAGACGCTCATAGAATGATCAACGGGAGACAGAACATGAACCTTCTCTGTATTCGAGTCAGATACCATTTTGTTCTCCTCTGCGAGCTGGGAGTGCTCCAAGTTCATTGAAGAGTCACATGGCTGAGAGTTAATTAACAATTGTTCGTTTACAACCTCTTTCTTCACAATGTCGCTGCTACTTTTCACAGAGTCAAGCTTCTCTTGAATGCCAGAGAGCTCTCGGGCCAAAGATTTTCTGTAGTCTCTTATACTGGGATGCAAGCCCTGCAGGATAAACATAAGTATCACAAAACGTCAGCAGCAATTTTACACAACAGTACATTCTTGAGAACTATTTCGTCCTGCCAATATAATCCCTAAcccaaaagaaaattattagtCTTTCATGCATTACCTGGACAGCATCCACTTTTAATAGAAGGTTCATCACCATTTCTCCTAGAACTACAATCTCCTTCTCTTCAATGTGCTGATCAGTAGAAACTTCAAGCGCCTGAATACGATTTTTAACATCACCCATCTGCTCGCGAATAGTGGCTATCTCCTTCAATTTCTTAATTGGCTCCCATCTTCTCACATCATATCCGCGGTACCTAGTTTGGATAATTCTAGCAGCTTCTTCTTGTGTGAAGGTCTTCTTTGGAGGCTGTTCTTTATTCTCCTTAGTTTGACAAGGTTTAACAATCTCACAGTTTGATCTTTCTTGCAAATTAGGATTGCTCTCAactatttcttcttctgttcctaTTGCATGTACGCTTCCCTCAGGCATCTTCAATTCTTTGTTTGCGTCTTCACATTTCACATTACAAGCTTCAGGAACAGTCATTGATTCAGCCTTCTTCGAGCGCAGTGAGGATATGTCCTTAGTCTCCTCTGACGTTATAGATTCTTCCTTCTGTTTAGGAGGACTTAGTGATTTGGAACCACCGTTTCTTTTCTTCGGCAACGGGTCAACGCGCAGACAAACCGGAGGCAACCTGGATGCTTTTGGGGACGACAACGACTGCTTTTTTTCTGTGTTCTTAACTGGCTCATTCTTCGCAATCGTTTTGGTCGGCTCTGTTGGTTTTGGTAGATGGCTTTCTGATAGTTTCACGGGGATATTTCTTGGTTCCTGTAGATAGTTCTGCACTGGGATATTTCTTACAGAACTCTTCTCCTCCGCATCTGAGAGAACATTGCTCTCAAAGTTCCCTTCTCCGccttctttttggtttgtctGACCTTCATTTCCATGGTGATCAGAGGGGTTAACCCCTTTATTACCACTGTCCTTACTCTCAGAAGCTTCAACATCTTCCCATTTCCCATAAGATGGTATCCAAAATTTATGATAAGGAAGCTGTCCAGGTTCTTCCTTGTTCTTCTGGGTCTGCCCTTCCTTCACATCTTGACCCTGAAATAAGGAATTCAACTTGCTCATATCAAATGGGCACTTCACAGTTT
This genomic window contains:
- the LOC104784692 gene encoding BAG family molecular chaperone regulator 6: MMPVYMDSSHPCQMRPQGYFYQGFGNSSQHMSMDAPPPCYGSCVHGNFPAYNNAYWPPCYPAQVPYHQCCMNHSGFHPHHGAYAPPCYLHPPFPVGYQQAWYDPDKDVPGKPVGYHCGKCSPQKNGSGVVIEEHEPEIDKGNQGEAALPVRSTNCPYPIIWIPHEYARNQEHGNSLGSGNHNQPPAEVKAPENMTIQKKFPKSWNGCFPFDESAMKSLVPNQDGKKVRQNGKTVELPFDISKLRSLLQGQDIKEAQIQKNKEESGQLQYPTSWIPSRGKLDDVDASESSNEDMKNMQNGKTVKCPFDMSKLNSLFQGQDVKEGQTQKNKEEPGQLPYHKFWIPSYGKWEDVEASESKDSGNKGVNPSDHHGNEGQTNQKEGGEGNFESNVLSDAEEKSSVRNIPVQNYLQEPRNIPVKLSESHLPKPTEPTKTIAKNEPVKNTEKKQSLSSPKASRLPPVCLRVDPLPKKRNGGSKSLSPPKQKEESITSEETKDISSLRSKKAESMTVPEACNVKCEDANKELKMPEGSVHAIGTEEEIVESNPNLQERSNCEIVKPCQTKENKEQPPKKTFTQEEAARIIQTRYRGYDVRRWEPIKKLKEIATIREQMGDVKNRIQALEVSTDQHIEEKEIVVLGEMVMNLLLKVDAVQGLHPSIRDYRKSLARELSGIQEKLDSVKSSSDIVKKEVVNEQLLINSQPCDSSMNLEHSQLAEENKMVSDSNTEKVHVLSPVDHSMSVLYRTDEQPNDEAEEGSGLFETLATDPKQTTETEAAASSTPIPEKMGEGDIVLPVNPLLADGNRMTLTNVEENKPVVESLEEPLKELPQVVEETHGTSSTQDPDIASEASEAEAKESEKEDRKEDNDTVLPPEKDVELSELPVGVIDDETQLLSQDSSSYTHETQVTAVEPERASHEENDVYHLPDNSKGIGQETSEPQDEIQQSPKTEVIVREESPETGVVVGEESQETEVVVKDQPQPLETGVVKEQSPETEAAEHELSEETKRLMEENKRFKETMETLVKAGREQLEVISKLTGRIKSLEKKLSRKKKTQIRRRATKPMSASSIDAVL